One window of Mesorhizobium loti R88b genomic DNA carries:
- a CDS encoding excalibur calcium-binding domain-containing protein codes for MDKSRYKNRSGQGRKGNGVGRSRAWRRASVPLKLVFLTVAAATALATQSAMQHTDRIPDIGVSNWFGSKPEPIAGVASVIDGDTIEVHGQRIRFNGIDAPESKQYCSDAKGFDYSCGRRSADALDAFLAASRPVHCTFVTWDRYHRFVGDCQRADGVSVASWMVEHGQALDWPRYSHGAYSAQQAKAEAAKLGLWLGTFQAPWEWRAVHAGDARPSSQPLGISSRPQVAQSFSCQPRRTCSQISSCDEAQWYLNNCPWGGKLDRDGDGIACETLC; via the coding sequence TTGGACAAATCTCGCTACAAAAATCGCTCGGGTCAGGGGCGCAAGGGCAATGGCGTGGGTCGATCACGCGCCTGGCGTCGCGCAAGCGTGCCGTTGAAACTGGTCTTTCTGACAGTGGCTGCCGCTACCGCCTTAGCCACGCAATCAGCCATGCAGCACACCGACCGAATACCAGACATTGGCGTTTCGAACTGGTTCGGGTCGAAGCCGGAGCCGATCGCTGGCGTCGCGTCCGTTATCGATGGGGACACGATCGAAGTCCATGGCCAGCGGATCCGCTTTAACGGCATCGACGCGCCGGAGAGCAAGCAGTACTGCAGCGACGCCAAGGGATTCGACTATTCCTGCGGGCGCCGCTCAGCCGACGCACTGGACGCATTTCTAGCGGCCTCCAGGCCGGTGCACTGCACCTTCGTAACTTGGGACCGATATCACCGGTTTGTCGGTGATTGCCAGCGCGCGGATGGCGTCAGCGTCGCCTCCTGGATGGTCGAGCACGGCCAGGCTCTGGATTGGCCCCGCTACAGCCACGGGGCCTATTCAGCGCAGCAGGCGAAGGCGGAGGCCGCGAAGCTCGGTCTTTGGCTCGGAACGTTTCAGGCGCCCTGGGAATGGCGGGCTGTGCACGCCGGTGATGCGAGGCCGTCGAGCCAGCCACTCGGCATCAGCAGCCGCCCACAGGTAGCGCAAAGCTTTTCATGCCAACCGCGGCGGACATGCTCGCAAATCAGCTCTTGCGACGAAGCCCAATGGTATCTCAACAACTGTCCATGGGGCGGCAAGCTGGATCGCGATGGCGACGGAATTGCTTGCGAGACACTCTGTTGA
- a CDS encoding DUF4403 family protein, translated as MTARTRPDTKLRVAHFAAAARRFAPGLLILVGVSGCEKNLFQAPPHGGTADVPPAPVSDSVLTLLAQIPYETLVQAAQSKIPQSVPVQGDGQIGCVGIPHINPGHVGHHTECRWIGVRICAEVPDITAPSLGTTNQCAEYHWHADIKTDGPLVVAQAGNGVHVEQPLFVSGQAGVGGDLAKLLSLSGKNFEARLVPGVDLQLDMNDKWCPVLTGTPTGRWVSSASVEVVGKNCLGFDFGSLGHPEVCAGPINLGLADVLNGQINDHRAKIQDAITKALPCGALRSKVEAQWHAIAIKIDRPDSTPVYLNIVPTAASFSGLVGEAQGMKMTVRVAAKTSLAAEPVATQSLSLPPLGKTSADRSQADITVQAAAPYGLLLDELSKNLKGRDFQQQTPAGAVDVKVEDVDLYPSASSVVVGLKVQAKLPGEFLNTTGWVYLSGLPRVEKTGTAISINELHFATVLDNAFWKAAQSLFETQILADLEAHSRVDLNKQFNDASDEILKAVHNTNVPGLKISADTPSIELLDITVGPKNLIASARLKMNFDMALSADLVGQ; from the coding sequence TCGGTTCGCTCCGGGCCTTCTCATTTTGGTTGGCGTTTCGGGCTGCGAAAAAAATCTCTTCCAGGCGCCACCCCATGGTGGCACTGCCGATGTGCCACCGGCACCCGTGTCGGACAGCGTTCTCACGCTGTTGGCGCAAATCCCGTACGAGACGCTAGTGCAAGCAGCCCAATCGAAGATACCGCAATCCGTTCCAGTGCAAGGAGATGGTCAAATCGGATGTGTCGGTATTCCTCATATTAATCCCGGACACGTGGGACATCATACTGAGTGCCGTTGGATCGGTGTCCGTATTTGCGCTGAAGTACCAGATATTACCGCTCCGAGCCTTGGCACTACGAACCAATGCGCCGAATATCATTGGCACGCTGACATCAAAACGGATGGCCCTCTTGTCGTGGCCCAGGCGGGCAATGGCGTTCACGTCGAACAGCCGCTGTTTGTCAGCGGTCAGGCCGGCGTAGGCGGCGACCTTGCCAAACTGCTTTCGCTTTCCGGAAAGAACTTCGAGGCTCGGCTGGTCCCCGGCGTCGATCTGCAGCTCGACATGAACGATAAGTGGTGCCCCGTGCTCACGGGAACCCCGACCGGCAGATGGGTGAGCAGTGCTTCGGTGGAAGTCGTGGGCAAAAACTGTCTCGGCTTTGATTTTGGGAGCCTAGGCCACCCAGAGGTCTGCGCAGGGCCAATCAATCTTGGACTGGCTGACGTGTTGAACGGCCAGATCAATGACCACCGCGCCAAGATACAGGATGCCATCACCAAAGCTCTGCCTTGTGGTGCGCTTCGGTCAAAGGTTGAGGCCCAATGGCACGCCATTGCGATCAAGATCGACCGCCCGGATAGCACGCCCGTCTATCTCAACATCGTCCCCACAGCGGCGAGCTTTTCGGGCCTGGTCGGTGAAGCGCAAGGCATGAAGATGACCGTGCGTGTCGCAGCAAAGACCAGTCTTGCCGCAGAGCCAGTTGCCACACAGTCCCTGTCTCTGCCGCCATTGGGCAAAACATCAGCCGATCGAAGTCAAGCCGATATCACCGTGCAAGCAGCTGCTCCCTACGGATTGCTATTGGACGAGCTGTCAAAGAACCTTAAGGGTCGCGATTTTCAGCAGCAGACACCGGCCGGCGCCGTCGATGTGAAGGTCGAGGATGTTGACCTCTATCCTAGCGCCAGCTCTGTCGTGGTGGGCTTGAAGGTACAGGCAAAGCTGCCGGGCGAGTTCCTGAATACGACCGGCTGGGTTTACCTCTCAGGCCTACCCCGCGTCGAGAAAACTGGAACAGCGATCTCCATCAACGAATTGCATTTCGCGACCGTCCTGGACAACGCTTTCTGGAAGGCTGCACAATCCCTGTTCGAAACCCAGATCCTGGCAGATTTAGAGGCTCATTCGAGAGTCGATCTCAACAAGCAGTTCAACGACGCGTCCGATGAGATTTTGAAGGCCGTTCACAATACCAACGTTCCGGGATTGAAGATTTCCGCTGACACGCCGTCGATCGAACTACTCGATATCACTGTCGGGCCAAAAAATCTGATTGCCAGTGCGCGCCTCAAAATGAATTTCGATATGGCGCTATCAGCTGATTTAGTAGGTCAATAG